The Populus trichocarpa isolate Nisqually-1 chromosome 2, P.trichocarpa_v4.1, whole genome shotgun sequence genome has a window encoding:
- the LOC7471974 gene encoding protein DMR6-LIKE OXYGENASE 1 isoform X3 produces MEILVSSRCNLQSLSEKYIFPEEIRPGKVAIALCESIPVIDLGDIAGQNRANIAQEILKASQEFGFFQVINHGVSKELMNDTMSVFNEVFEMPAEDLAGIYSEDPDRSCRLFTSSNSYASEDVHNWRDFLRHPCHPDLDACIQQWPEKPTRYRQVVGNYSTEVMKLASGILELITEGLGLESRYFGGKLSENAFLSINRYPPCPDPSLTLGLPKHCDPNLITILLQGDVCGLQVFKDGEWIGVGPVPNAFVINIGYQLQIISNNKLKGAEHRAVTNSKDARTSAAFFVSPSRDSIVEPARELIKEDNRPLYRAFEFTEFFSNYMNEKGNVEVVLEPFKLQA; encoded by the exons ATGGAGATCCTCGTCTCAAGCCGCTGTAACCTTCAATCCTTGTCTGAGAAGTATATTTTCCCAGAAGAAATCCGACCAGGGAAGGTAGCTATTGCCTTATGCGAGTCCATTCCAGTAATAGATCTCGGTGATATAGCAGGTCAAAACCGAGCCAATATTGCTCAGGAAATTTTGAAGGCAAGCCAGGAGTTCGGTTTTTTCCAG GTGATTAACCATGGAGTTTCTAAGGAATTGATGAATGATACAATGAGTGTCTTCAATGAAGTCTTTGAGATGCCTGCAGAGGATCTGGCAGGCATCTACTCTGAAGACCCAGATAGAAGCTGCAGACTTTTCACAAGTAGTAACTCTTATGCAAGTGAAGATGTTCACAACTGGCGTGACTTTTTGAGACACCCATGCCATCCTGATCTAGATGCATGCATTCAACAATGGCCCGAGAAGCCAACCAGATATCG ACAGGTTGTTGGGAATTACTCGACTGAAGTGATGAAATTAGCCTCAGGGATATTGGAGCTGATCACTGAAGGTTTAGGATTAGAGTCTAGGTATTTTGGAGGTAAACTAAGTGAAAATGCATTTTTGTCAATCAATCGTTACCCTCCATGCCCAGATCCAAGTTTAACCCTGGGATTGCCGAAACATTGTGATCCTAATCTCATAACCATTTTACTCCAAGGTGATGTGTGCGGGCTTCAAGTCTTCAAGGATGGTGAATGGATTGGTGTTGGGCCTGTTCCCAATGCATTTGTGATTAACATTGGGTACCAGCTACAG ATTATCAGTAACAACAAGCTAAAAGGTGCCGAACATCGAGCAGTGACAAATTCAAAGGATGCTAGGACAAGTGCTGCCTTCTTTGTCAGTCCTAGTCGTGACAGCATTGTCGAACCTGCCAGGGAACTTATTAAAGAGGACAATCGCCCACTCTATAGAGCCTTTGAGTTCACAGAGTTTTTTTCCAACTACATGAATGAGAAAGGCAACGTTGAAGTTGTATTGGAGCCTTTCAAGTTGCAAGCATAA
- the LOC7471976 gene encoding RING-H2 finger protein ATL16 — protein MAPAHRQYYIHAFRNQQNLIYQQPSPTSDHAFPLLAIAVLSIMGTAFLLVGYYVFVNKCCSNWNQFNLLRWFTVWRARRNEDSFIALSPTMWNRGLDESVIREIPTFQYRREEGRERSSCGCVVCLNEFQEQDMLRVLPNCSHAFHLDCIDIWFQSNANCPLCRTSISGSGTKYPVDRIIAPSSSPQGSQPYTDSLMGSDEDYVVIELGGEDDGALLPPRQHERNTSREVQMRLRSRSPMKMEQKLGKLKTRKQHHVSIMGDECIDVRGKDDQFSIQPLRRSFSLDSAVDRQLYSSVQAIIHQNIHHREISNTEESSNRVLRSVFPFVHVRGSRKAVRPVEFEI, from the coding sequence ATGGCACCAGCACACAGACAATACTACATTCATGCCTTCAGAAACCAGCAGAATCTTATCTATCAACAACCTTCCCCTACTTCAGACCATGCTTTCCCTCTATTAGCTATTGCTGTGTTGAGCATCATGGGCACAGCTTTCTTGCTAGTTGGTTACTACGTCTTTGTGAACAAATGTTGCTCCAACTGGAACCAGTTTAATCTTCTAAGGTGGTTCACTGTTTGGAGAGCTAGACGTAACGAAGATTCGTTTATAGCCCTCTCTCCAACCATGTGGAATCGTGGGCTGGACGAGTCAGTAATTCGCGAGATACCAACATTTCAGTACAGGAGAGAAGAAGGTCGGGAGAGGAGTAGCTGTGGCTGTGTGGTCTGTTTGAATGAGTTCCAAGAACAAGACATGCTTAGAGTTCTTCCAAACTGTAGCCATGCATTTCACTTGGATTGCATTGACATATGGTTCCAAAGCAATGCTAATTGCCCACTTTGCAGAACAAGCATTTCAGGCTCTGGTACTAAATATCCAGTTGACCGCATCATTGCTCCTAGCTCATCACCTCAAGGCTCGCAGCCATACACCGATAGTCTTATGGGAAGTGATGAAGATTATGTGGTGATCGAATTGGGTGGAGAAGATGATGGAGCTTTGTTACCTCCTAGGCAACATGAAAGAAACACTTCAAGAGAAGTTCAGATGAGACTCAGAAGTCGATCACCAATGAAGATGGAGCAGAAGCTTGGAAAGTTGAAAACAAGGAAGCAACACCATGTCTCAATTATGGGTGATGAATGCATTGATGTAAGGGGGAAAGATGATCAGTTTTCCATCCAACCGTTGAGGAGATCTTTCTCACTGGATTCTGCAGTGGATCGACAGCTTTACTCAAGTGTTCAAGCAATCATTCATCAAAATATCCATCATAGGGAAATTAGCAATACCGAGGAAAGTAGTAACAGAGTACTTAGGTCTGTTTTTCCATTTGTTCATGTCCGAGGATCCAGAAAAGCAGTACGTCCGGTTGAATTTGAGATATAA
- the LOC7471977 gene encoding autophagy-related protein 9 isoform X1, with protein MMFSGQKFNALSIFKWKWRGESSLTTSLLDDVPPEIELSDYRRVPSPGSESPSGLLNGESLNVEPIADLDLFFERLYNYYCEKGLWCIIIKWIVELFSLGFTIGFSGFFLLYVDWNGLRNAKCGMNAVESGIKPCDLAKEALHPHPVTPLTLSKAIIVGYLGLFSICWIFCFLRFFAQLKDILGIRHFYYNSLHVTDNEIQTMPWATVLEKVVELQHSQQLCVVKDLTAHDVVMRLMRKENYLIGMLNKGVLAFPISSWIPGAGPTVRNGSNGMQHHLILTKPLEWTLNWCILQSMFDRNFCVRRDFIYNPNALKKRLMVVGLAMVVLSPFLVIFMLVYLFLRHAEQFYNHPSTASSRRWSNLSRWTFREFNEVDHLFKHRINSSVMHASEYLKQFPSPIISIIAKFISFVSGGFAAILIIIAFLEESLLEGHIFGRNLFWYAAVFGTITAISRAAVTDELLVLDQEGAMSMVVQHTHYMPKKWRGKENTERVRMEFETLFQYTGMMLLEEMASIFLTPFLLLFVVPKHVDGILQFIADFTVDVEGVGHVCSFSTFNFQKHGNSNYGSPYNMLRSQRSCQGKMEKSFLSFQSSYPSWEPNIHGKQFLLNLRTFRDQKLQGQGVRHVYSPRRMWRGSPSYRGPGDRNIPFSREMPFNTPGFQLGSLWLLDIDQRNHPYLLDCYYTSRPHTSTDNTRDATAVPFEAAEQQHSRDYWMPSNLTQNEARYDEELWGHNYQDRSVSHLGASTSAPFFQESVLQHHDSSNLAHPTRSHWWARSGPRDAQPQASFLEPPGFHQASFLEPPGFHQASFLEPPDFNRYASENYHDNFSERSLEEQEQHLDWRNSNGLSRTTYLDDDIDAGRSVSLHFDDIYSRPPETPPAFRDPPTF; from the exons ATGATGTTCAGTGGGCAAAAGTTTAATGCTCTGAGCATATTCAAGTGGAAATGGCGTGGTGAATCATCTTTGACAACTAGCTTGCTTGACGATGTTCCACCAGAGATTGAATTGTCAGATTATAGAAGGGTACCAAGTCCTGGTAGCGAGAGCCCTTCTGGGCTCCTTAATGGCGAGAGCTTGAATGTGGAACCAATTGCTGATTTGGACCTTTTCTTTGAAAGACTCTACAATTACTATTGTGAGAAAGGGCTCTGGTGTATTATTATAAAGTGGATAGTTGAGCTTTTTAGCCTGGGTTTCACCATTGGTTTCTCgggatttttcttattatatgttGATTGGAATGGTCTTCGTAATGCTAAGTGTGGGATGAATGCTGTAGAATCTGGAATCAAGCCCTGTGATCTTGCTAAAGAAGCTCTCCATCCTCACCCAGTAACCCCTCTAACGCTTTCAAAAGCTATCATTGTTGGTTATTTGGGGTTATTTTCTATATGTTGGATCTTCTGTTTCTTAAGGTTTTTTGCTCAATTGAAGGACATTCTTGGTATCCGGCACTTCTATTATAACAG TCTCCATGTCACAGACAATGAAATTCAAACCATGCCATGGGCTACAGTTCTTGAAAAGGTTGTTGAGTTGCAACACTCACAACAACTGTGTGTGGTTAAGGACCTTACTGCTCATGACGTGGTGATGCGATTGATGCGGAAGGAGAACTACTTGATTGGAATGCTCAACAAAGGAGTGCTTGCTTTTCCAATCTCCTCATGGATTCCAGGTGCTGGCCCAACTGTCAGGAATGGTTCAAATGGAATGCAGCATCACCTAATACTGACAAAACCCCTCGAGTGGACGTTAAATTGGTGCATATTACAGAGCATGTTTGATCG AAACTTTTGTGTTAGGAGGGACTTCATTTATAATCCTAATGCATTAAAGAAAAGGCTTATGGTAGTTGGTCTTGCAATGGTTGTCCTTTCACCATTTCTTGTTATATTCATGCTGGTGTATCTCTTCCTAAGGCATGCTGAACAATTTTATAATCATCCAAGCACAGCATCATCTCGAAGATGGTCAAATTTGTCAAGGTGGACTTTTAGAGAATTCAATGAG GTTGACCATTTGTTCAAGCATCGGATCAATAGCAGTGTGATGCATGCTTCAGAATATCTAAAGCAATTCCCCTCACCTATTATTTCAATCATCGCAAAATTCATCTCTTTTGTCTCTGGAGGCTTTGCTGCTATCCTGATCATCATTGCATTTCTGGAGGAATCTTTGCTAGAGGGCCAT ATATTTGGGCGCAACTTGTTTTGGTATGCTGCTGTTTTTGGAACTATAACAGCTATCAGCCGGGCTGCTGTTACAGATGAACTCCTGGTCCTTGATCAAGAAGGGGCTATGTCTATGGTTGTCCAACACACACACTACATGCCAAAAAAATGGCGAGGCAAAGAAAATACTGAGAGGGTCCGCATGGAGTTTGAAACCTTATTTCAG TATACTGGAATGATGTTACTTGAGGAGATGGCATCAATTTTCCTCACTCCATTCCTGCTTTTGTTTGTTGTCCCAAAG CATGTGGATGGCATCTTACAGTTCATTGCTGATTTCACAGTGGATGTTGAAGGTGTTGGCCATGTTTGCAG TTTTAGtactttcaattttcaaaagcaTGGAAATAGCAATTATGGCTCTCCGTATAACATGCTTCGTTCCCAGAGAAGTTGCCAGGGGAAGATGGAGAAATCGTTTTTGAG TTTTCAAAGTAGCTATCCTTCATGGGAACCCAACATTCACGGAAAGCAGTTCCTGTTAAATCTTAGAACTTTTAGGGATCAAAAGTTGCAAGGACAGGGAGTTAGACATGTGTACTCTCCTCGTAGAATGTGGCGAGGGAGCCCCAGTTATAGAGGCCCCGGTGATAGAAATATCCCTTTTTCAAGGGAAATGCCATTTAATACTCCCGGCTTTCAGCTGGGTTCTTTGTGGCTACTTGATATAGATCAGAGGAATCACCCATATCTTCTTGATTGTTATTATACTTCTCGACCTCATACTTCCACGGACAATACAAGAGATGCCACAGCAGTACCATTTGAAGCAGCTGAGCAACAACATTCAAGAGATTATTGGATGCCATCCAACTTGACACAAAATGAAGCACGGTATGATGAAGAGTTATGGGGTCACAATTACCAGGACAGATCAGTCTCTCATTTGGGGGCTTCTACGTCTGCCCCATTCTTCCAGGAAAGTGTGCTTCAACATCATGACTCCAGCAACCTTGCACATCCTACTAGGAGCCATTGGTGGGCTAGAAGTGGCCCGCGTGATGCACAGCCCCAAGCAAGTTTCCTCGAGCCTCCTGGTTTCCACCAAGCAAGTTTCCTCGAGCCTCCTGGTTTCCACCAAGCAAGTTTCCTTGAGCCTCCTGATTTCAACCGCTATGCTTCAGAAAATTATCATGATAATTTCTCAGAAAGAAGCTTGGAGGAGCAAGAGCAACACTTGGATTGGAGAAACTCTAACGGATTGTCCCGGACTACTTATTTGGATGATGACATTGACGCAGGAAGGAGTGTGAGTCTTCATTTTGACGACATTTATAGCAGACCGCCTGAAACGCCCCCTGCATTTCGAGATCCCCCAACCTTTTGA
- the LOC7471977 gene encoding autophagy-related protein 9 isoform X2, with amino-acid sequence MMFSGQKFNALSIFKWKWRGESSLTTSLLDDVPPEIELSDYRRVPSPGSESPSGLLNGESLNVEPIADLDLFFERLYNYYCEKGLWCIIIKWIVELFSLGFTIGFSGFFLLYVDWNGLRNAKCGMNAVESGIKPCDLAKEALHPHPVTPLTLSKAIIVGYLGLFSICWIFCFLRFFAQLKDILGIRHFYYNSLHVTDNEIQTMPWATVLEKVVELQHSQQLCVVKDLTAHDVVMRLMRKENYLIGMLNKGVLAFPISSWIPGAGPTVRNGSNGMQHHLILTKPLEWTLNWCILQSMFDRNFCVRRDFIYNPNALKKRLMVVGLAMVVLSPFLVIFMLVYLFLRHAEQFYNHPSTASSRRWSNLSRWTFREFNEVDHLFKHRINSSVMHASEYLKQFPSPIISIIAKFISFVSGGFAAILIIIAFLEESLLEGHIFGRNLFWYAAVFGTITAISRAAVTDELLVLDQEGAMSMVVQHTHYMPKKWRGKENTERVRMEFETLFQYTGMMLLEEMASIFLTPFLLLFVVPKHVDGILQFIADFTVDVEGVGHVCSFSTFNFQKHGNSNYGSPYNMLRSQRSCQGKMEKSFLSFQSSYPSWEPNIHGKQFLLNLRTFRDQKLQGQGVRHVYSPRRMWRGSPSYRGPGDRNIPFSREMPFNTPGFQLGSLWLLDIDQRNHPYLLDCYYTSRPHTSTDNTRDATAVPFEAAEQQHSRDYWMPSNLTQNEARYDEELWGHNYQDRSVSHLGASTSAPFFQESVLQHHDSSNLAHPTRSHWWARSGPRDAQPQASFLEPPGFHQASFLEPPDFNRYASENYHDNFSERSLEEQEQHLDWRNSNGLSRTTYLDDDIDAGRSVSLHFDDIYSRPPETPPAFRDPPTF; translated from the exons ATGATGTTCAGTGGGCAAAAGTTTAATGCTCTGAGCATATTCAAGTGGAAATGGCGTGGTGAATCATCTTTGACAACTAGCTTGCTTGACGATGTTCCACCAGAGATTGAATTGTCAGATTATAGAAGGGTACCAAGTCCTGGTAGCGAGAGCCCTTCTGGGCTCCTTAATGGCGAGAGCTTGAATGTGGAACCAATTGCTGATTTGGACCTTTTCTTTGAAAGACTCTACAATTACTATTGTGAGAAAGGGCTCTGGTGTATTATTATAAAGTGGATAGTTGAGCTTTTTAGCCTGGGTTTCACCATTGGTTTCTCgggatttttcttattatatgttGATTGGAATGGTCTTCGTAATGCTAAGTGTGGGATGAATGCTGTAGAATCTGGAATCAAGCCCTGTGATCTTGCTAAAGAAGCTCTCCATCCTCACCCAGTAACCCCTCTAACGCTTTCAAAAGCTATCATTGTTGGTTATTTGGGGTTATTTTCTATATGTTGGATCTTCTGTTTCTTAAGGTTTTTTGCTCAATTGAAGGACATTCTTGGTATCCGGCACTTCTATTATAACAG TCTCCATGTCACAGACAATGAAATTCAAACCATGCCATGGGCTACAGTTCTTGAAAAGGTTGTTGAGTTGCAACACTCACAACAACTGTGTGTGGTTAAGGACCTTACTGCTCATGACGTGGTGATGCGATTGATGCGGAAGGAGAACTACTTGATTGGAATGCTCAACAAAGGAGTGCTTGCTTTTCCAATCTCCTCATGGATTCCAGGTGCTGGCCCAACTGTCAGGAATGGTTCAAATGGAATGCAGCATCACCTAATACTGACAAAACCCCTCGAGTGGACGTTAAATTGGTGCATATTACAGAGCATGTTTGATCG AAACTTTTGTGTTAGGAGGGACTTCATTTATAATCCTAATGCATTAAAGAAAAGGCTTATGGTAGTTGGTCTTGCAATGGTTGTCCTTTCACCATTTCTTGTTATATTCATGCTGGTGTATCTCTTCCTAAGGCATGCTGAACAATTTTATAATCATCCAAGCACAGCATCATCTCGAAGATGGTCAAATTTGTCAAGGTGGACTTTTAGAGAATTCAATGAG GTTGACCATTTGTTCAAGCATCGGATCAATAGCAGTGTGATGCATGCTTCAGAATATCTAAAGCAATTCCCCTCACCTATTATTTCAATCATCGCAAAATTCATCTCTTTTGTCTCTGGAGGCTTTGCTGCTATCCTGATCATCATTGCATTTCTGGAGGAATCTTTGCTAGAGGGCCAT ATATTTGGGCGCAACTTGTTTTGGTATGCTGCTGTTTTTGGAACTATAACAGCTATCAGCCGGGCTGCTGTTACAGATGAACTCCTGGTCCTTGATCAAGAAGGGGCTATGTCTATGGTTGTCCAACACACACACTACATGCCAAAAAAATGGCGAGGCAAAGAAAATACTGAGAGGGTCCGCATGGAGTTTGAAACCTTATTTCAG TATACTGGAATGATGTTACTTGAGGAGATGGCATCAATTTTCCTCACTCCATTCCTGCTTTTGTTTGTTGTCCCAAAG CATGTGGATGGCATCTTACAGTTCATTGCTGATTTCACAGTGGATGTTGAAGGTGTTGGCCATGTTTGCAG TTTTAGtactttcaattttcaaaagcaTGGAAATAGCAATTATGGCTCTCCGTATAACATGCTTCGTTCCCAGAGAAGTTGCCAGGGGAAGATGGAGAAATCGTTTTTGAG TTTTCAAAGTAGCTATCCTTCATGGGAACCCAACATTCACGGAAAGCAGTTCCTGTTAAATCTTAGAACTTTTAGGGATCAAAAGTTGCAAGGACAGGGAGTTAGACATGTGTACTCTCCTCGTAGAATGTGGCGAGGGAGCCCCAGTTATAGAGGCCCCGGTGATAGAAATATCCCTTTTTCAAGGGAAATGCCATTTAATACTCCCGGCTTTCAGCTGGGTTCTTTGTGGCTACTTGATATAGATCAGAGGAATCACCCATATCTTCTTGATTGTTATTATACTTCTCGACCTCATACTTCCACGGACAATACAAGAGATGCCACAGCAGTACCATTTGAAGCAGCTGAGCAACAACATTCAAGAGATTATTGGATGCCATCCAACTTGACACAAAATGAAGCACGGTATGATGAAGAGTTATGGGGTCACAATTACCAGGACAGATCAGTCTCTCATTTGGGGGCTTCTACGTCTGCCCCATTCTTCCAGGAAAGTGTGCTTCAACATCATGACTCCAGCAACCTTGCACATCCTACTAGGAGCCATTGGTGGGCTAGAAGTGGCCCGCGTGATGCACAGCCCCAAGCAAGTTTCCTCGAGC CTCCTGGTTTCCACCAAGCAAGTTTCCTTGAGCCTCCTGATTTCAACCGCTATGCTTCAGAAAATTATCATGATAATTTCTCAGAAAGAAGCTTGGAGGAGCAAGAGCAACACTTGGATTGGAGAAACTCTAACGGATTGTCCCGGACTACTTATTTGGATGATGACATTGACGCAGGAAGGAGTGTGAGTCTTCATTTTGACGACATTTATAGCAGACCGCCTGAAACGCCCCCTGCATTTCGAGATCCCCCAACCTTTTGA
- the LOC7471978 gene encoding CDT1-like protein a, chloroplastic, with amino-acid sequence MNSSSLHSPIPSSKSKRPKPDSESTAATPKSKPSSNPTIATQTPTQPSQVPPRLRSRRVALSLKEVRQIASQDLGTSQSKSARRQIASWPEDSTTTTSKLHKPRKNQTRNGLTKIPDKYEMLGELFDNLDSSIRLLRMKGSMSTFSNISPKIESLTDRRFTHKHLAQLKYIMPEAIEIKRVLRFNEQTSCMKPELHVTVNADAIECDDGKLKSESKNIYLRKVFRSRLADFYRDHPQGDDIPEEMLPEPFNRLSLLKETTAVEEEQPIVASLLPQSFQRRFSQKGTKVEAENALQKPVSSAFEPCPNKISLNEEISCSAPSPAEVSLKPTCDQNFSSATPSKEKDSMNEVFDSPIKMASVQSTPAKLASTPATLISTTPALHPHKRCMSSCDDDSFSSPDKLVRRPPSRSLIFETPVKHAKDEQKEDVSDDDNILKILPESLLQSIREKEQKAKEERDPAISQAKRRRQMIACLPKLFNKIHFLFQSIKQSVLTKEELIHKIIASHSDIADRREVEEQLNLLLELVPEWISEKLASSGDLLFRINKLYSPETVRAQLEEAN; translated from the exons ATGAACTCCTCCTCCCTACACTCTCCAATCCCTTCTTCGAAATCTAAAAGACCCAAACCAGATTCTGAATCAACTGCTGCAACCCCAAAATCTAAACCTTCTTCAAACCCAACCATCGCCACTCAAACCCCAACTCAGCCATCCCAAGTCCCTCCCCGCCTCCGCAGCCGCCGCGTCGCTCTCTCCCTAAAAGAAGTCCGTCAGATCGCCTCTCAAGACCTTGGAACCAGCCAATCCAAGTCCGCCCGAAGACAGATCGCGTCTTGGCCTGAAgattccaccaccaccaccagtaAACTACACAAGCCCAGGAAGAATCAGACTCGTAACGGGCTCACTAAAATCCCCGATAA GTATGAAATGCTGGGTGAGCTTTTTGATAACTTGGATAGCTCGATACGGTTGCTGCGTATGAAGGGCTCAATGTCTACTTTCTCTAATATTTCTCCCAAAATCGAGTCTTTAACTGACAG GAGGTTTACGCATAAGCATTTGGCTCAATTGAAATATATTATGCCGGAGGCAATTGAGATAAAGCGGGTGCTTCGGTTTAACGAGCAAACCAGTTGTATGAAGCCGGAACTTCATGTTACTGTCAATGCTGATGCAATTGAATGTGATGATGGAAAGTTGAAATCTGAAAGTAAGAACATATATTTACGCAAGGTTTTTCGCTCGAGGCTTGCAGATTTTTACAGAGACCATCCTCAG GGTGATGACATTCCAGAGGAAATGCTCCCGGAGCCTTTCAATCGCCTGTCATTGCTGAAAGAAACCACAGCAGTTGAAGAAGAGCAACCAATAGTGGCATCTCTTTTACCCCAAAGTTTCCAGAGGCGCTTCTCCCAGAAAGGTACAAAAGTTGAAGCAGAAAACGCCCTCCAAAAACCAGTTTCCTCAGCTTTCGAGCCATGCCCCAACAAAATCTCCTTAAATGAGGAAATTAGTTGTTCTGCTCCATCCCCAGCCGAAGTGTCTTTGAAACCAACCTGTGACCAAAATTTTTCATCTGCAACTCCAAGCAAAGAGAAAGATTCCATGAATGAAGTATTTGACTCTCCCATAAAGATGGCTAGTGTCCAGTCAACTCCTGCAAAACTTGCTTCAACTCCAGCTACATTGATATCTACCACACCTGCTTTGCATCCACATAAAAGATGTATGAGCTCATGTGATGATGATTCTTTCAGCTCACCAGACAAGCTTGTCAGGCGTCCGCCCAGCAGGTCACTGATATTTGAAACTCCGGTGAAGCATGCTAAGGATGAACAAAAAGAGGATGTATCAGATGAtgataatatcttgaaaattcTTCCCGAGAGTCTTCTGCAATCG ATACGAGAGAAAGAGCAGAAGGCTAAAGAAGAGCGAGATCCTGCAATCTCACAAGCAAAGAGGCGGAGACAAATGATTGCCTGTCTTCCTAAGCTCTTCAACAAGATTCATTTCTTGTTTCAGTCAATAAAACAATCAGTTCTCACAAAAGAAGAGCTTATACACAAGATAATTGCAAGCCACTCTGATATTGCTGACAGAA GAGAAGTTGAAGAGCAGCTAAACTTGTTGCTTGAACTCGTTCCTGAATGGATTTCTGAGAAGTTGGCATCTAGTGGGGACTTGCTCTTTCG CATCAACAAACTGTATAGTCCAGAAACTGTACGTGCACAACTTGAAGAAGCCAACTGA
- the LOC18096131 gene encoding WAT1-related protein At1g44800 → MAILYAYSRFIPHLLMILVQIGYSFLYFLAEAAFSHGMSPHVFVTYRYIVGGLVMFPLAYFLERKVRPKLTLVLFLEIFVLSLLGASLTVNIYFASLRYTSPTYITSMTNTVPSMTFIIAIMLRLEIVNLRNPRGIAKIVGTLLSLAGVLTITLYKGPEVQSLQGAPIHIKSNASQQNWVKGTILLVVSCITWSLWFIMQAYTLKRYPAQLSLSAWINGFAAAQSAVFTVFMQHKPAAWSIGSSIVFWSIIYAGVISCGLTVSIQLWCTEQKGPVFVTMFSPLATVMVAILAYFLFGEELHAGSILGGAVVIIGLYMLLWGKEKDGDRNKSQKQSLSTNDEEKLSHLAVESSAGRDNETGLEK, encoded by the exons ATGGCAATTTTATATGCTTACTCGAGATTTATCCCACATCTTCTCATGATTTTGGTCCAAATTGGCTATTCGTTTCTCTACTTTCTTGCAGAAGCTGCCTTCAGTCATGGGATGAGCCCTCATGTCTTTGTTACTTATCGATATATTGTAGGCGGCTTAGTGATGTTTCCGCTTGCATATTTTCTTGAGAG AAAAGTGAGGCCAAAGCTAACACTTGTGTTGTTTCTGGAGATATTTGTGCTTTCTCTTCTAGG GGCCAGCTTAACTGTTAACATTTACTTTGCAAGCTTGAGATACACTTCTCCTACCTACATTACATCAATGACCAATACCGTTCCCTCCATGACTTTTATAATTGCAATTATGCTCAG GTTGGAGATTGTCAATTTAAGGAACCCTCGTGGAATAGCTAAAATTGTCGGAACCTTATTATCACTGGCTGGGGTCTTGACCATCACTTTATACAAAGGACCTGAGGTGCAAAGCTTGCAGGGTGCTCCAATCCATATCAAAAGTAATGCTTCTCAACAGAACTGGGTGAAGGGAACTATTCTGCTCGTTGTGAGTTGCATAACATGGTCTCTCTGGTTCATCATGCAG GCATACACGTTGAAAAGGTATCCTGCACAATTATCACTGTCTGCATGGATAAACGGCTTCGCGGCAGCACAATCAGCTGTCTTCACTGTGTTCATGCAACATAAACCAGCAGCATGGTCCATCGGATCCAGCATCGTATTCTGGTCCATTATATATGCT GGAGTCATTAGTTGTGGCTTGACAGTCTCCATTCAACTATGGTGCACAGAACAAAAAGGGCCAGTCTTTGTGACCATGTTTAGTCCCCTTGCAACTGTAATGGTCGCCATCCTGGCTTACTTTCTTTTTGGTGAAGAGTTGCACGCAGGCAG CATATTGGGAGGAGCTGTTGTTATTATCGGACTTTACATGCTGCTgtggggaaaagaaaaggatggagaTCGAAACAAGTCCCAAAAACAATCTCTTTCCACTAATGACGAGGAAAAGTTAAGCCACTTAGCAGTGGAAAGTTCAGCAGGAAGAGACAATGAAACAGGACTTGAGAAATAA
- the LOC18096132 gene encoding 2'-deoxymugineic-acid 2'-dioxygenase: MLSVNLFTILLQAGEVPGLQVLEDGKWLAVDPLPTAFVITIGYVFQVISNGKLKSVDQRVVTNSKVARTTVGICIFPSSDSRIEPAKDLVDKCHPPLYKSFICKDFSDTYISEIINGITTERYKLHLSE, translated from the exons ATGTTAAGTGTTAACCTCTTTACCATTTTGCTCCAAGCTGGAGAAGTGCCAGGGCTTCAAGTCCTCGAGGACGGAAAATGGCTTGCTGTTGATCCTCTTCCTACTGCATTTGTCATCACCATTGGCTATGTGTTTCAG GTTATAAGTAATGGGAAGCTGAAGAGTGTCGATCAAAGGGTGGTCACGAATTCAAAGGTTGCACGAACAACGGTTGGCATCTGCATCTTTCCTTCTTCTGATAGCCGTATCGAACCCGCAAAAGATCTGGTTGACAAGTGCCATCCTCCACTCTATAAAAGTTTCATATGCAAAGATTTTAGTGACACATATATCTCTGAGATCATCAATGGAATAACAACTGAGCGTTATAAACTCCATCTTTCTGAATAA